CATCTGAAATGACAAAATTCAACAAACCTGTTTCTGCTGAAGCGTGTCCAGCCTGTGGGCAGGATGGACACGATGTAGATGCAAAATTTTGTAAGTACTGCGGATACAAGTTATAAGCAAATTACTCACAAACTTTCTTAATTTCCTCTTTACTAAGGCCTATTTCCTGCATTTTCAAAATCTTATCAACGGTACACTTATTGGACTGTAAATCATTACTTTCTTTAACTGTTGTATTGTTAATAACTTGAGGGGTTATACTAACTTTAAGAGGTTTATTTTTCAAGGCTGCTACTGCCTCAGCAAATTTTGTTGCAGACTCTTTGTCTTTAAATGTTAATTCAAGATTATGAGAACAACCGAATTTTGAATAGTCATCCCAGATAACCTTCACACCATTATCAGAAACCCTTGGCTCATCAAATACATACCCGTAACAGTTATTATCCACTGAATTACTTGAAACTTTAATTGAATAATTTTTATCTTTTTCCTTCATATAAATAGTAAGCTCGTCCCCATAAATTTCCCAAAACCTCAAAAACATTTTATTGGTACCCTGTTTTTTAAATAAAAAAGCAATTGCATTCCCTTCTTCACTTGCAATAATCTTTTCATATTTTAGATTATCTTCAATAATCAGTGAGCCTATACTTGACTCCATTAATTTCAATGCCCCATCCCTACTAAGCTTACTGCCTTTTGTGTCAAGTTTGACCCCTTTTGAGCAAGAAATCACAGCAAAAATCAAACACATCAAAACTATAAACCTCTTCATAAAACACCCCTTATATTAATTTAAAAACTATTATCTGTATTGCACCAAAAATAAAACCCAAAACAAATCCTAAAATATTAATCCATTTAAATTGATCTCTCATAAAAGAAAAAAGCATATCTTCCACTTCATACAAATTCAAAGAATTTATTTTGTCCTCAACAATATTTTTTACATCAAGTGCCTGCAATATAGGAGCAACATTCCTATTTAAAAGTTCATTTATTTCTGTGGTGAGAAAATCAACAAACTGCCTGAAACTCTTTTGAGAAATTTTCTCATAAATATTTGTTATTCTTATTTTTCCAATCATCAAAGCAATATTGAATACCGCAATCTCCTTTACTTTGTCCTGCTTTAATTTGTCAAAAAGCTGCTTTCTATGGCTTATTTCAAAAGAATCATCACCGATTATATCCAATACATCCTTTAATCTCAGGTTGTTAAGCTCATAAGCATTAGCAGAAATAATATATTTAATTTTATCCACTAAAAATTGAGAGTTCATAAAATCAAGTAACTTACCTTCAAAGAAAGTTTTCAGCGAATAGAAATCCTCTACTTTGAACTTTTCTATAAGCTTATAAATTGGTTTATTTAATATATCCGATAACTTCTCTTTAATGATATTTGAAATTTTATCTTTTATTTCATCACTTGCAGAAATATTTTGAATTATTTCTGGAAATTTTGACTTTACCAAATCCCGTATAACATCTTCATTCAAAAAAAGATTAAGCATACCAAGTTTTATCTGGTCAAATACCCCACTCTTAAAAGAATTATTCTTAACCTCAATAAGCTTTTGAACAATTTTTTCTTTAACCTCATCATCTTCTGAAATTTTCTTAATATATTCCAAAACTTTAAGTGTCATATTTTCTGATACTGACAACATTGATGCGTAAAAACTTTCCGGCATAGCTTGGCAAAGCGAAACACCTGATAAAATAATGTTATTAAGGTAAGCGGAAACCTCTTTTATGAGCTTACCTTTCCATTTGGTATCTCCAAATACCTTCTCTGCAACCTTTTTAAGGCCATCTTCCGCATCAAAAAAGTCTGATATTCTTAACTCACTTATACTTTGTAATAAAACATTAATAACCGAATTAAAAAGCTCTTCATTAAGAATAACTTTATTGTATAACAATAACGCAACTTCATGGCTATCAATTCCTATTTTTTCAAATATAAGATTCAGCTCTCCAAAATCTTTTGAGAGCAAATCTCTCAATTCATTCCTGATAGAATTTTGAAGATATATTTGAAACTCCTCTTTTTTCAAAGAATTAAGGATATCCTTTTCAGTTAGCAAATTATTACCAACAAGATTTCCAACCTCTTTTGCAAGCTTTGACCTGTTTCTCGGGATAACCCCTTGCCAACCAAAGCTGTACCACTTTCTTTTATGGGGCCTAAATAACATTTTTATAGCAAGATAGTTTGTGAAGTAACCGACAAAACCGGTCACAACTGGCGTAACTATTTCACCCGCAGTCAGAAACAACCAAACCCTCCCTTAATCCAAAATCGCTTATGATTATTTCATTTAATTTAAAATGTTCCATAGTCTTAATAACAATTGCTGCGCCGGGAATAATCAAGTCACCTCTACCCTTTTCAAGGCCAACGACATTTTCCCTTTCGTCAATTGTCATTGAGCATAAATTGTCAAAAATCTCTTTAACTCTCTTGTATTGTATTTTATAACCATTTACTTTTCGATAATCATAATTTGCAAGTTTCATATCTATGGCAGCCAATGTGGTTGCTGTGCCTGCAGTCCCCACCAATATCTCAAATTCAATATCAGGGACATGTGAAATAATAGTTTCAATCTCTTCAAAAAGCTGCTTGAAGATACCTTCTGAAACAACTTCACGAAAATTATACTTATCGGCGAGTTTGACCACACCCATATCAAAGCTTTTACAATCAACTATATTGCCTTTATCCACTGCAATATATTCAGT
This genomic stretch from Deferrivibrio essentukiensis harbors:
- a CDS encoding Ppx/GppA phosphatase family protein — its product is MICGAVDIGSNTLRLIVAEVSKGKIKNIVYEQRHIIRLAEGIKQFGKISEAAEKRLTDALFHIKDFLNQFGDINVKFVGTSALREASNGEEIINNIYKNMGIKIEIITSEKEAELMFRGVSATLDLKDNKALLFDIGGGSTEYIAVDKGNIVDCKSFDMGVVKLADKYNFREVVSEGIFKQLFEEIETIISHVPDIEFEILVGTAGTATTLAAIDMKLANYDYRKVNGYKIQYKRVKEIFDNLCSMTIDERENVVGLEKGRGDLIIPGAAIVIKTMEHFKLNEIIISDFGLREGLVVSDCG
- a CDS encoding DUF445 family protein, which encodes MFLTAGEIVTPVVTGFVGYFTNYLAIKMLFRPHKRKWYSFGWQGVIPRNRSKLAKEVGNLVGNNLLTEKDILNSLKKEEFQIYLQNSIRNELRDLLSKDFGELNLIFEKIGIDSHEVALLLYNKVILNEELFNSVINVLLQSISELRISDFFDAEDGLKKVAEKVFGDTKWKGKLIKEVSAYLNNIILSGVSLCQAMPESFYASMLSVSENMTLKVLEYIKKISEDDEVKEKIVQKLIEVKNNSFKSGVFDQIKLGMLNLFLNEDVIRDLVKSKFPEIIQNISASDEIKDKISNIIKEKLSDILNKPIYKLIEKFKVEDFYSLKTFFEGKLLDFMNSQFLVDKIKYIISANAYELNNLRLKDVLDIIGDDSFEISHRKQLFDKLKQDKVKEIAVFNIALMIGKIRITNIYEKISQKSFRQFVDFLTTEINELLNRNVAPILQALDVKNIVEDKINSLNLYEVEDMLFSFMRDQFKWINILGFVLGFIFGAIQIIVFKLI